Proteins from a single region of Verrucosispora sp. NA02020:
- a CDS encoding GNAT family N-acetyltransferase, whose amino-acid sequence MSSTELRVARFTDLDARTFHDLVRLRADVFVVEQQCPYPELDGRDVEPGTWHLWLAHGGAPVAYLRILADPDGVARIGRVVVAPAARGGGHAGRLMTEALARIGDRPCVLDAQSHLVALYARYGFTASGPEYVEDGISHTPMRRVV is encoded by the coding sequence GTGTCGAGCACCGAACTGCGGGTCGCGCGCTTCACCGACCTGGACGCCCGGACCTTTCACGACCTGGTACGCCTGCGCGCCGACGTGTTCGTGGTCGAGCAGCAGTGCCCGTACCCGGAACTCGACGGACGGGACGTCGAACCGGGCACCTGGCACCTCTGGCTGGCCCACGGCGGCGCACCCGTCGCGTACCTGCGGATCCTGGCCGACCCGGACGGCGTCGCCAGGATCGGACGGGTGGTGGTGGCCCCGGCGGCGCGCGGCGGCGGGCACGCCGGACGGCTGATGACGGAGGCGCTGGCCCGGATCGGTGACCGTCCCTGCGTGCTGGACGCCCAGTCGCACCTGGTGGCCCTCTACGCCAGGTACGGCTTCACGGCCAGCGGGCCCGAGTACGTCGAGGACGGCATCTCGCACACCCCGATGCGCCGCGTGGTCTGA
- a CDS encoding Prokaryotic metallothionein, with amino-acid sequence MATCEVCGNDYWLAFEVRTVSGDVHTFDSFECASHKLAPICEHCGVKILGHGVEVSGRFFCCGHCARAVETEQGAEIRDAVGARPA; translated from the coding sequence GTGGCCACCTGTGAGGTCTGCGGTAACGACTACTGGCTGGCGTTCGAGGTGCGCACGGTCAGCGGTGACGTGCACACGTTCGACAGCTTCGAGTGCGCCAGCCACAAGCTGGCCCCCATCTGCGAACACTGCGGCGTCAAGATCCTCGGACACGGCGTGGAGGTCTCCGGCCGCTTCTTCTGCTGCGGGCACTGCGCACGGGCGGTGGAGACGGAGCAGGGTGCCGAGATCCGCGACGCCGTCGGCGCCCGCCCCGCCTGA